The following are encoded in a window of Arthrobacter sp. OAP107 genomic DNA:
- the nirD gene encoding nitrite reductase small subunit NirD, with product MTATLELEDLATGYAAGWHRVCAVEDLELAWGEAALVAGRQVALFRTAPGEVFAVAQEDPATGAFVMARGILGSRGTRPTIASPLHKEVYDLETGECFGNADLRLAAYATRIVDGFIEVEL from the coding sequence ATGACGGCAACACTGGAACTTGAGGATCTCGCCACCGGATATGCAGCAGGCTGGCACCGCGTCTGCGCGGTGGAGGACCTGGAACTCGCCTGGGGCGAAGCGGCACTCGTGGCCGGCCGGCAGGTGGCCCTGTTCCGCACCGCACCCGGTGAGGTTTTCGCCGTAGCCCAGGAGGACCCGGCCACCGGCGCCTTCGTCATGGCACGCGGCATCCTCGGATCACGCGGCACGCGCCCCACCATCGCCTCGCCGCTGCACAAGGAGGTCTACGACCTCGAGACCGGCGAGTGCTTCGGCAACGCGGACCTGCGCCTGGCAGCGTACGCCACCCGCATCGTGGATGGCTTCATCGAGGTCGAGCTCTAG
- the nirB gene encoding nitrite reductase large subunit NirB, giving the protein MTEQTSTSSTPRRIVVAGGGPAAHRFADAMHARGLDGWHVTVLTEEAHLPYDRVALSKALTDMDYDLTLGEAAMWDHANVELKTGERVVKINAGAKTVETAAGNTYEYDELVVATGSNAARLPIPGAELTHVYRTLEDVWAINKAIAELTEKLGRKVNAVTIGGGLLGLESAAGTEQLGANPIVIDGSQWLMATQLDEGAGQAMGRLIKAKGFEVHGGVFPSEVLSDGEGQVTGVLMADGRIIEADMVIVAIGVRPRDELFRAAEGEEQLFSLGQRGGVVINDYCATEVPGIWAIGEVANFGGMCLGLVAPANTMAEIVADRLHGGDATFPGFDTATKLKLSGVDVASFGDAFAKTEHALEIVYADPARGVYQKIVTTDDAKTLLGGIFVGDASPYMSLRPLLGRELPAEPGAFLSAAGGGDAPETELPDDATLCSCNNVTAGSIRDAINGCGACEGNAPVQELGELKGCTRAGTQCGSCVPMLKKLLETELTKSGVEVSKALCEHIELSRQELFDAIRVLELTSFEEIMAKYGTGAGCDICKPTIANILASQNSNYVLDAGRGTLQDTNDRALANMQKDGTYSVVPRIAGGEITPKKLGVIAAVAEKYNLYTKITGGQRIDMFGARLEQLPEIWKELVDAGFESGQAYGKSLRTVKSCVGSTWCRFGVQDSVAMAIQLELRYRGLRSPHKLKMGVSGCARECAEARGKDVGVIATADGWNLYVGGNGGATPAHAQLLAKDLDDETLIKYIDRYFMYYIRTADRLQRTARWQEELDGGIKHVEDVVVKDTLGIAEELEAAMAKHVDTYVDEWADTLKDPERLRRFRSFVNAPDQKDDSITFVPDERGQMRPATAEEKALAVQQPVLIGASIPMRPSTPELLDENEV; this is encoded by the coding sequence GTGACCGAACAGACTTCAACCTCATCGACTCCGCGCCGCATCGTGGTCGCCGGCGGCGGCCCTGCAGCCCACCGTTTTGCGGACGCAATGCATGCCCGTGGCCTCGATGGCTGGCATGTCACGGTCCTCACTGAGGAAGCCCACCTCCCCTACGACCGCGTCGCGCTCTCCAAGGCCCTCACCGACATGGACTACGACCTCACCCTGGGTGAGGCCGCCATGTGGGACCACGCCAACGTGGAGCTGAAGACCGGCGAGCGCGTAGTCAAGATCAATGCCGGAGCCAAGACGGTGGAAACCGCTGCCGGCAACACCTATGAATACGACGAACTGGTAGTCGCGACCGGTTCGAATGCAGCCCGCCTGCCAATCCCCGGCGCCGAGCTAACGCACGTGTACCGCACGCTTGAAGACGTCTGGGCCATTAACAAGGCCATCGCCGAGCTCACGGAAAAGCTCGGCCGCAAGGTCAACGCCGTCACCATCGGTGGCGGCCTCCTCGGCCTCGAGTCCGCGGCCGGCACGGAGCAGCTCGGAGCCAACCCGATCGTCATTGACGGTTCGCAGTGGCTGATGGCCACGCAGCTCGACGAAGGAGCGGGCCAGGCAATGGGCCGGCTCATCAAGGCCAAGGGGTTTGAAGTCCACGGCGGCGTTTTCCCATCCGAAGTCCTCTCCGACGGCGAGGGCCAGGTCACGGGCGTCCTCATGGCCGACGGCCGCATCATCGAAGCCGACATGGTGATCGTCGCCATCGGCGTCCGGCCCCGCGACGAACTCTTCCGCGCTGCCGAGGGCGAGGAGCAGTTGTTCAGCCTCGGCCAGCGCGGCGGCGTGGTCATCAACGACTACTGCGCCACCGAAGTGCCGGGCATCTGGGCCATTGGTGAGGTAGCCAACTTCGGCGGCATGTGCCTGGGCCTGGTGGCGCCCGCCAACACCATGGCAGAGATCGTGGCCGACCGCCTGCACGGCGGGGATGCTACCTTCCCCGGCTTCGACACCGCCACCAAGCTCAAGCTGTCCGGCGTGGATGTAGCCAGCTTCGGCGACGCCTTCGCAAAGACCGAACACGCCCTCGAAATCGTCTACGCCGACCCCGCCCGCGGCGTCTACCAGAAGATTGTCACCACGGACGACGCCAAGACCCTCCTGGGCGGCATCTTCGTGGGCGACGCCTCGCCGTACATGAGCCTTCGCCCGCTGCTGGGGCGCGAACTTCCCGCCGAACCCGGTGCGTTCCTCAGCGCTGCCGGCGGCGGCGACGCCCCCGAAACCGAACTGCCGGACGACGCCACCCTGTGCTCCTGCAACAACGTCACCGCAGGCTCCATCCGCGACGCCATCAACGGCTGCGGCGCCTGCGAAGGCAACGCCCCCGTCCAGGAACTCGGCGAACTCAAGGGCTGCACCCGAGCCGGAACCCAGTGCGGTTCCTGCGTGCCGATGCTGAAGAAGCTGCTGGAAACCGAACTGACCAAGTCCGGCGTCGAGGTTTCCAAGGCCCTGTGCGAGCACATCGAGCTGTCCCGCCAGGAACTGTTCGACGCCATCCGCGTCCTGGAACTGACCTCCTTCGAAGAGATCATGGCCAAGTACGGCACCGGCGCAGGCTGCGACATCTGCAAGCCGACCATCGCCAACATCCTGGCCAGCCAGAACAGCAACTACGTCCTGGACGCCGGCCGCGGCACCCTGCAGGACACCAACGACCGCGCCCTGGCCAACATGCAGAAGGACGGCACCTACTCGGTGGTCCCCCGGATCGCCGGCGGTGAGATCACCCCGAAGAAGCTCGGCGTCATCGCCGCCGTCGCCGAAAAGTACAACCTGTACACCAAGATCACCGGCGGCCAGCGCATCGACATGTTCGGTGCCCGGCTGGAGCAGCTGCCCGAAATCTGGAAGGAACTGGTGGACGCCGGTTTTGAGTCCGGCCAGGCCTACGGCAAGAGCCTGCGCACGGTGAAGTCCTGCGTCGGGTCAACCTGGTGCCGCTTCGGTGTCCAGGACTCGGTGGCCATGGCCATCCAGCTTGAGCTCCGCTACCGCGGCCTCCGCAGCCCGCACAAGCTCAAGATGGGCGTCTCCGGCTGCGCCCGCGAGTGTGCCGAGGCCCGCGGCAAGGACGTCGGCGTGATCGCCACCGCCGACGGCTGGAACCTGTACGTCGGCGGCAACGGCGGTGCCACCCCGGCCCACGCCCAGCTCCTCGCCAAGGACCTGGATGACGAGACCCTGATCAAGTACATCGACCGCTACTTCATGTACTACATCCGCACCGCCGACCGCCTGCAGCGCACCGCGCGCTGGCAGGAGGAGCTCGACGGCGGCATCAAGCACGTCGAGGACGTGGTGGTCAAGGACACCCTGGGCATCGCCGAGGAGCTCGAGGCGGCCATGGCCAAGCACGTCGACACCTACGTCGACGAGTGGGCAGACACCCTGAAGGACCCCGAGCGCCTGCGCCGGTTCCGCTCCTTCGTCAACGCCCCTGACCAGAAGGACGACTCCATCACCTTCGTCCCGGACGAGCGCGGCCAGATGCGCCCGGCAACGGCAGAGGAGAAGGCGCTAGCCGTTCAGCAGCCAGTGCTGATCGGGGCCTCCATTCCTATGCGGCCCTCCACACCGGAACTGCTTGACGAGAACGAGGTATAG
- the cobA gene encoding uroporphyrinogen-III C-methyltransferase, whose product MQLSIDLTGRDVLVTGSDFAARQAVRRYESAGAVVSRLSTPQGAGHDGPLPERPFLVAAVDDGQAGWEPLLDRCRAAGIPVAAEPAAGRAGHVTLVGGGPGTGELLTVAAVKALRDADVVFYDRLAPYQELASLTSAELVDVGKRPGHHKVSQGDIEKLMVASALEGNNVVRLKGGDPYVFGRGGEEVASCVAAGVPVRVISGVTSAISVPAAAGIPVTHREVSHMFTVVSGHAPLSEKELTHLAGLGGTIVVLMGIGTLHHLAAGLRRAGMRTDMPMAVVERGYRPGQKTTIAELGNITTAAAGCSNPAVLVIGEVVRVAEANRGHAEAAADLDRLAASLLGS is encoded by the coding sequence ATGCAGCTCAGCATTGATCTCACCGGCCGCGACGTCCTGGTCACCGGCTCCGATTTCGCCGCCCGCCAGGCCGTCCGCCGCTACGAGTCAGCCGGCGCCGTCGTCTCCCGCCTCAGCACCCCGCAGGGTGCCGGGCACGACGGCCCGCTGCCCGAGCGCCCGTTCCTGGTCGCGGCCGTCGACGACGGCCAGGCCGGCTGGGAACCGCTGCTGGACCGCTGCCGCGCCGCCGGCATTCCGGTGGCTGCCGAACCGGCCGCCGGCCGGGCCGGCCACGTCACGCTGGTTGGCGGCGGCCCGGGCACCGGCGAGCTGCTGACCGTGGCGGCCGTCAAGGCCCTGCGTGATGCCGACGTCGTGTTCTACGACCGGCTGGCCCCGTACCAGGAGCTGGCGTCCCTCACCTCCGCCGAACTGGTCGACGTCGGAAAGCGCCCGGGACACCACAAGGTGAGCCAGGGCGACATCGAGAAGCTCATGGTCGCCTCGGCCCTGGAAGGCAACAACGTGGTCCGGCTCAAGGGTGGCGACCCGTACGTCTTCGGCCGCGGCGGCGAGGAAGTGGCGTCCTGCGTCGCCGCCGGCGTCCCCGTCCGCGTCATTTCCGGTGTCACCAGCGCCATCTCCGTGCCGGCCGCCGCCGGGATCCCCGTGACGCACCGTGAAGTCAGCCACATGTTCACGGTTGTGTCCGGCCACGCGCCGCTCAGCGAGAAGGAACTCACGCACCTGGCCGGTCTGGGCGGAACGATCGTGGTGCTGATGGGCATCGGCACGCTGCACCACCTCGCCGCAGGCCTGCGCCGTGCCGGGATGCGCACCGACATGCCCATGGCTGTGGTGGAGCGCGGCTACCGGCCGGGCCAGAAGACCACCATCGCGGAACTCGGAAACATCACCACTGCCGCCGCCGGCTGCAGCAACCCCGCCGTCCTGGTGATCGGCGAGGTGGTGCGGGTGGCTGAGGCCAACCGCGGGCATGCCGAGGCCGCGGCGGACCTCGACCGCCTGGCGGCCTCGCTGCTGGGTTCGTGA
- a CDS encoding uroporphyrinogen-III synthase has translation MNALAPTETAPTETTSTETAPEAAAEAPLEGFRIGVTSHRRSRDLIEALERRGAEVLHAPALKIAPVNEDISLIEDTKAIIAAKPDLCIATTAYGMRRWCEAADASGIGEELLETLGACRMFVRGPKARGAVRAAGLADVGISSDETTATLVDMLLAEGVRGKTVAVQLHGYTDVRQLERLRMSGATVLTVTPYRWVKPDGADRLPRLIEAACSGNLDVLTFTSAPAVDAMWSTAHEMGLYKQLVESLKTTVTTAVVGPVTAQPLLDAGITPLVPERFRMGALIRLVCEHLALNHVRRLDTRSGNVELRGRSLRIDGEAVEIAPAPLLLLRALLGAGGAVLSRESLSELLELRGSVHALDMTVSRLRSSLPDGKLVETVVKRGYRIRV, from the coding sequence ATGAATGCACTCGCCCCCACAGAAACAGCCCCCACCGAAACAACATCCACCGAAACCGCGCCGGAGGCGGCTGCCGAGGCCCCTCTGGAGGGTTTCCGGATCGGCGTGACCTCCCACCGCCGTTCGCGGGACCTCATCGAGGCCCTGGAACGCCGCGGCGCCGAGGTCCTGCACGCCCCGGCCTTGAAGATCGCCCCGGTGAACGAGGACATCAGCCTCATCGAGGACACCAAGGCGATCATCGCGGCCAAGCCCGACCTCTGCATCGCCACCACGGCCTACGGCATGCGCCGCTGGTGCGAGGCAGCGGATGCGTCGGGCATCGGCGAGGAGCTGCTGGAAACCCTGGGCGCCTGCCGGATGTTCGTCCGCGGACCCAAGGCCCGCGGCGCCGTGCGCGCGGCCGGCCTGGCCGACGTCGGAATCAGCAGTGACGAGACCACCGCAACGCTGGTGGACATGCTGCTGGCCGAGGGCGTGCGCGGCAAGACCGTGGCTGTGCAGCTGCACGGCTACACGGACGTCCGCCAGCTGGAGCGGCTGCGCATGTCCGGCGCCACGGTCCTGACCGTGACCCCGTACCGCTGGGTGAAGCCCGACGGCGCCGACCGCCTCCCCCGCCTCATCGAGGCTGCGTGCAGCGGCAACCTGGACGTCCTGACGTTCACGAGTGCCCCTGCCGTGGATGCGATGTGGAGCACGGCCCACGAGATGGGGCTGTACAAGCAGCTCGTGGAGAGCCTCAAGACCACTGTGACGACCGCCGTCGTTGGTCCCGTGACCGCGCAGCCGCTGCTGGACGCGGGTATCACCCCCCTGGTGCCGGAGCGGTTCCGGATGGGCGCACTGATCAGGCTGGTGTGCGAGCACCTCGCGCTGAACCATGTGCGCCGCCTGGACACGCGGTCCGGGAACGTGGAACTGCGCGGCCGTTCGCTGCGGATCGACGGCGAGGCGGTGGAGATCGCCCCGGCGCCGCTGCTGCTGTTGCGCGCGCTCCTGGGCGCCGGCGGCGCAGTCCTGTCCCGGGAGTCCCTCTCCGAACTCCTGGAACTGCGCGGCTCGGTGCACGCGCTGGACATGACGGTCAGCCGGCTGCGGTCCTCCCTGCCGGACGGCAAGCTCGTGGAAACCGTGGTGAAGCGCGGCTACCGCATCCGCGTCTAA
- a CDS encoding FAD-dependent oxidoreductase — protein MSAPAQFPSTATSSKILIAGAGPAAQALVARLAAAQFSGTVTVLSSRDDASDDLLELAALPFVSVRFGQPASHIDAAAKVVTTADGMEFSYDELVIATGSAPVDSPVDGSGRCLSYSTIDDAAKIGNAVKEVTRVLGRRPLGILVGTGPAAGQAEAVLRARGVRPVRTTARPAAVVPTLAGSVLPAAGIVFEDGSRMNGDLVVLAEDRMPRDGLAAAAGVKTAASGGIVVGRDFRSSVPGIWAIGDAAAFDGVRLGLLVASGSAAGACAAELMAAASVGQLATAA, from the coding sequence ATGTCCGCTCCAGCACAGTTTCCGTCCACTGCCACCTCATCGAAAATCCTCATCGCCGGGGCAGGCCCGGCCGCCCAGGCCCTCGTGGCCCGGCTCGCCGCAGCCCAGTTCTCCGGCACAGTCACCGTGCTGAGCAGCCGCGACGACGCCTCCGACGACCTGCTGGAGCTAGCGGCCCTGCCGTTCGTGTCCGTACGCTTCGGCCAGCCCGCCAGCCACATCGACGCCGCGGCCAAGGTGGTCACCACAGCCGACGGCATGGAATTCAGTTACGACGAGCTGGTCATCGCCACTGGCTCGGCCCCGGTGGACTCGCCGGTGGACGGCTCCGGCCGCTGCCTCAGCTACTCCACCATCGACGACGCCGCGAAGATCGGCAACGCCGTCAAGGAAGTCACCCGGGTCCTGGGCCGCAGGCCGCTGGGCATCCTGGTGGGCACCGGTCCCGCCGCCGGACAGGCCGAAGCCGTGCTCCGTGCCCGCGGCGTCCGTCCCGTCCGCACCACTGCCCGGCCAGCCGCCGTCGTGCCAACGCTTGCCGGCTCAGTGCTGCCGGCCGCCGGCATCGTGTTCGAGGACGGCAGCCGCATGAACGGAGATCTCGTAGTCCTCGCCGAGGACCGCATGCCCCGGGACGGTCTGGCAGCCGCCGCCGGGGTGAAGACGGCGGCGTCGGGCGGGATCGTCGTCGGCCGGGACTTCCGCTCCTCCGTGCCGGGCATCTGGGCCATCGGGGATGCGGCAGCGTTCGACGGCGTACGGCTGGGTTTGCTGGTGGCGTCCGGGTCCGCTGCCGGCGCCTGCGCGGCGGAGCTCATGGCTGCGGCTTCCGTGGGGCAACTGGCCACCGCTGCGTAG